In the genome of Streptomyces globosus, one region contains:
- a CDS encoding response regulator transcription factor, with amino-acid sequence MIPAEGEPQRILVVDDEPAVREALRRSLAFEGYAAQTAVDGLDALDKAAASPPDLIVLDIQMPRMDGLTAARRLRAAGNTTPILMLTARDTVGDRVTGLDAGADDYLVKPFELDELFARVRALLRRSAYAAANAPGTAAPSEDVLSFGDLRMDPATREVTRAGRPVELTRTEFTLLEMFLTHPRQVLTREQILKTVWGFDFEPSSNSLDVYVMYLRRKTEAGGEPRLVHTVRGVGYVLRAPGSGDGGGTE; translated from the coding sequence ATGATTCCCGCCGAAGGCGAACCGCAGCGCATCCTCGTCGTCGACGACGAGCCGGCCGTGCGGGAGGCCCTGCGCCGCAGCCTCGCCTTCGAGGGCTACGCCGCGCAGACCGCCGTCGACGGCCTCGACGCCCTCGACAAGGCGGCCGCCTCGCCCCCCGACCTGATCGTCCTGGACATCCAGATGCCCCGCATGGACGGCCTGACCGCCGCCCGCCGGCTGCGCGCCGCCGGGAACACCACCCCGATCCTGATGCTGACCGCCCGCGACACCGTCGGCGACCGGGTCACCGGCCTCGACGCCGGCGCCGACGACTACCTCGTCAAGCCGTTCGAGCTGGACGAGCTGTTCGCCCGGGTCCGCGCCCTGCTGCGGCGCAGCGCGTACGCGGCCGCGAACGCCCCGGGCACCGCGGCCCCGTCCGAGGACGTCCTGTCCTTCGGGGACCTGCGGATGGACCCCGCCACCCGCGAGGTCACCCGGGCCGGCCGGCCGGTGGAGCTGACCCGCACCGAGTTCACGCTGCTGGAGATGTTCCTGACCCACCCGCGGCAGGTCCTCACCCGCGAGCAGATCCTCAAGACCGTGTGGGGCTTCGACTTCGAACCGAGCTCCAACTCCCTGGACGTGTACGTGATGTACCTGCGCCGCAAGACCGAGGCCGGCGGCGAGCCCCGCCTCGTCCACACCGTGCGCGGAGTCGGCTACGTACTGCGCGCCCCCGGGTCGGGGGACGGCGGGGGCACCGAATGA
- the mshD gene encoding mycothiol synthase, with the protein MTDDAAAALEPGRRIETLDELTAEQADAVVGLIEDAALTDGTTAVSEQGRLQLRGGPREGVRHFLLTEKGRLAGYGQLEDTDPVEAPAAELVVHPALRGRGHGRALGQALLAASGKRIRVWAHGGKSAARHLAQVLGLTLFRELRQLRRPLGAGAPPLPDPVLPPGVAVRTFVPGKDDAAWLAANAAAFAHHPEQGSLTQRDLDDRIAQPWFDPKGFFLAEREGEIVGFHWTKVHAAEGLGEVYVVGVLPGAQGGGLGKALTAVGLHHLAAAGLPTAMLYVDADNPAALAVYEGLGFSTHEVDLMYRTES; encoded by the coding sequence ATGACTGACGACGCAGCAGCGGCCCTGGAACCGGGACGCCGGATCGAGACCCTCGACGAACTGACGGCAGAGCAGGCCGACGCCGTGGTCGGCCTCATCGAGGACGCGGCCCTCACGGACGGCACCACCGCCGTCTCCGAGCAGGGCCGGCTCCAGCTGCGCGGCGGGCCCCGCGAGGGCGTCCGCCACTTCCTGCTCACCGAGAAGGGGCGGCTCGCCGGCTACGGCCAACTGGAGGACACCGACCCGGTGGAGGCGCCCGCCGCCGAGCTCGTCGTCCACCCCGCGCTCCGCGGGCGCGGCCACGGCCGGGCGCTGGGCCAGGCCCTCCTCGCCGCCTCGGGCAAGCGCATCCGGGTGTGGGCGCACGGGGGCAAGTCGGCCGCCCGGCACCTGGCCCAGGTCCTCGGCCTGACCCTCTTCCGCGAGCTGCGCCAGCTGCGCCGCCCGCTCGGCGCCGGCGCGCCGCCGCTGCCCGACCCGGTCCTGCCCCCCGGGGTCGCCGTCCGCACCTTCGTCCCCGGCAAGGACGACGCCGCCTGGCTCGCGGCGAACGCCGCAGCGTTCGCCCACCACCCCGAGCAGGGCTCGCTCACCCAGCGCGACCTGGACGACCGCATCGCCCAACCGTGGTTCGACCCCAAAGGCTTCTTCCTCGCCGAACGCGAGGGCGAGATCGTCGGCTTCCACTGGACGAAGGTCCACGCCGCCGAGGGGCTCGGCGAGGTCTACGTCGTCGGCGTGCTGCCCGGCGCGCAGGGCGGCGGCCTCGGCAAAGCGCTGACCGCGGTCGGCCTGCACCACCTCGCCGCCGCCGGCCTGCCGACCGCCATGCTCTACGTGGACGCCGACAACCCGGCCGCCCTCGCCGTGTACGAAGGCCTCGGCTTCAGCACGCACGAGGTCGACCTCATGTACCGCACCGAAAGCTGA
- a CDS encoding bifunctional metallophosphatase/5'-nucleotidase has translation MSATPQRHRRTRRLTLIAVAVTAASGAMVAAALPAGAAGAGKNRTVDVQLLSFNDFHGTLEAPQGSSGTVTERQADGTTKAVPAGGVEYLATSLREARKGKKYSVTAAAGDMIGGSPMLSGLFHDEPTIEALNKLDLDVTSVGNHEFDEGRAELRRMVYGGCHPDEGCYEMGKEFTGSEFPYLAANVTDEKTKRPMMSPTFVWKKGPVKIGFIGVTLEGTPDVVTAEGVKGLKFNDEVETINKYAAELNKQGVKSIVALIHEGGLPASGAYNYDCNVPGAGAGISGAIVDIAKNVDAKVDALVTGHTHQAYACNIPDPAGNPRTVTSASSLGRLFTETTLKYDLKTKDIVRTAVSSPAPVNKVVTRDVAKAPDMTELINRWQTLAAPIANRPMGYIAGDIPGRGLDAPEKPLGDLIADAQLEATAAADKGGAQLALMNPGGIRSDLAFKAAGEEGDGVVTYGESYTVQPFNNMLNVVDLTGAQLITALQQQVSGPLNGASPKILQVSKGFTYTLDMTKSGADRIVVDSVRLNGAPIDPAKTYRVVMNEFLAGGGDGFGVLKEHKNKLVGISDLDAFNAYLGKSTPASPIAPPAANRITVVK, from the coding sequence ATGTCAGCGACGCCACAACGGCACCGGCGCACCCGCCGTTTGACCCTGATCGCCGTGGCCGTCACGGCCGCTTCCGGCGCGATGGTCGCCGCCGCCCTGCCGGCCGGTGCCGCCGGTGCGGGCAAGAACCGCACCGTGGATGTGCAGCTGCTGTCGTTCAACGACTTCCACGGCACCCTGGAGGCCCCGCAGGGCTCCTCCGGCACCGTGACCGAGCGTCAGGCGGACGGCACGACGAAGGCCGTCCCGGCCGGCGGTGTCGAGTACCTGGCGACCAGCCTGCGCGAGGCCCGCAAGGGCAAGAAGTACTCCGTCACCGCCGCGGCGGGCGACATGATCGGCGGCAGCCCGATGCTGTCGGGCCTCTTCCACGACGAGCCGACCATCGAGGCGCTCAACAAGCTCGACCTCGACGTCACCAGCGTCGGCAACCACGAGTTCGACGAGGGCCGGGCCGAGCTGCGCCGCATGGTGTACGGCGGCTGCCACCCGGACGAGGGCTGCTACGAGATGGGCAAGGAGTTCACCGGCTCCGAGTTCCCCTACCTCGCGGCGAACGTGACGGACGAGAAGACCAAGCGTCCGATGATGTCCCCGACCTTCGTGTGGAAGAAGGGGCCGGTGAAGATCGGCTTCATCGGCGTCACCCTGGAGGGCACGCCGGACGTCGTGACGGCCGAGGGCGTCAAGGGCCTGAAGTTCAACGACGAAGTCGAGACGATCAACAAGTACGCGGCCGAGCTGAACAAGCAGGGCGTGAAGTCGATCGTCGCCCTGATCCACGAGGGCGGCCTGCCCGCGAGCGGCGCCTACAACTACGACTGCAACGTGCCGGGCGCCGGCGCCGGCATCTCCGGCGCGATCGTCGACATCGCGAAGAACGTGGACGCGAAGGTCGACGCGCTGGTCACGGGCCACACACACCAGGCGTACGCCTGCAACATCCCGGACCCGGCAGGCAACCCGCGCACGGTCACCTCGGCGTCCTCCCTGGGCCGGCTGTTCACCGAGACCACGCTGAAGTACGACCTGAAGACCAAGGACATCGTCCGCACGGCCGTGTCGTCGCCGGCGCCGGTCAACAAGGTCGTCACGCGTGACGTGGCCAAGGCCCCGGACATGACCGAGCTGATCAACCGCTGGCAGACCCTCGCCGCGCCGATCGCGAACCGCCCGATGGGCTACATCGCGGGCGACATCCCGGGCCGCGGCCTGGACGCGCCGGAGAAGCCGCTGGGCGACCTGATCGCGGACGCGCAGCTGGAGGCCACGGCCGCCGCGGACAAGGGCGGCGCGCAGCTTGCCCTGATGAACCCGGGCGGCATCCGCTCGGACCTGGCCTTCAAGGCCGCGGGCGAGGAGGGCGACGGCGTCGTCACCTACGGCGAGTCGTACACGGTGCAGCCGTTCAACAACATGCTGAACGTCGTGGACCTGACCGGCGCGCAGCTGATCACCGCGCTGCAGCAGCAGGTCAGCGGCCCGCTCAACGGTGCCAGCCCGAAGATCCTCCAGGTCTCGAAGGGCTTCACGTACACCCTGGACATGACGAAGTCGGGCGCCGACCGGATCGTCGTGGACTCGGTGAGGCTGAACGGTGCGCCGATCGACCCGGCGAAGACCTACCGCGTCGTGATGAACGAGTTCCTCGCGGGCGGCGGCGACGGCTTCGGCGTGCTGAAGGAGCACAAGAACAAGCTGGTCGGCATCTCCGACCTGGACGCCTTCAACGCCTACCTGGGGAAGTCGACGCCGGCGAGCCCGATCGCCCCGCCGGCGGCCAACCGCATCACCGTCGTGAAGTAA
- a CDS encoding response regulator transcription factor, with the protein MSSLLLLTNALQPSTEVLPALGLLLHSVRVAPAEGPALVDTPGADVILVDGRRDLPQVRSLCQLLRSTGPGCPLILVVTEGGLAAVTADWGIDDVLLDTAGPAEVEARLRLATGRRQLGSDDSPMEIRNGDLSVDEATYSAKLKGRVLDLTFKEFELLKYLAQHPGRVFTRAQLLQEVWGYDYFGGTRTVDVHVRRLRAKLGPEHESLIGTVRNVGYRFVTPEKVERAAAEAAAQAAAALPAEAR; encoded by the coding sequence ATGAGCTCCCTCCTGCTGCTGACGAACGCCCTCCAGCCGTCCACCGAGGTGCTGCCGGCCCTGGGCCTGCTGCTGCACAGCGTGCGCGTCGCCCCCGCCGAGGGGCCCGCCCTGGTCGACACCCCCGGGGCGGACGTCATCCTCGTCGACGGCCGCCGCGACCTGCCGCAGGTCCGCTCGCTGTGCCAGCTGCTGCGCTCCACCGGGCCCGGCTGCCCGCTGATCCTCGTCGTCACCGAGGGCGGCCTCGCGGCCGTCACCGCCGACTGGGGCATCGACGACGTCCTCCTCGACACCGCCGGCCCCGCCGAGGTCGAGGCGCGGCTGCGGCTGGCCACCGGCCGCCGGCAGCTCGGCTCCGACGACTCCCCCATGGAGATCCGCAACGGCGACCTGTCGGTCGACGAGGCCACCTACTCCGCGAAGCTGAAGGGCCGGGTCCTGGACCTCACCTTCAAGGAGTTCGAGCTGCTGAAGTACCTGGCGCAGCACCCGGGCCGGGTCTTCACGCGCGCCCAGCTCCTCCAGGAGGTATGGGGGTACGACTACTTCGGAGGCACCCGGACGGTGGACGTGCACGTCCGGCGGCTGCGTGCGAAACTCGGCCCCGAGCACGAGTCGCTGATCGGGACCGTCCGCAACGTCGGGTACCGGTTCGTCACCCCGGAGAAGGTCGAGCGGGCCGCCGCCGAGGCCGCGGCGCAGGCCGCCGCGGCCCTTCCGGCGGAGGCCCGGTGA
- a CDS encoding LacI family DNA-binding transcriptional regulator, producing MAKVTRDDVARLAGTSTAVVSYVINNGPRPVAPATRERVLAAIKELGYRPDRVAQAMASRRTDLIGMIVPDARQPFFAEMAHAVEQAAAERGKMVLVGNSDYRDEREVHYLRAFLGMRVSGLILVSQGMSERAASEIEAWDARVVLLHERPEAIDDVAVVTDDIGGAQLATRHLLEHGHEYVACIGGIENTPSVGDPVADHVEGWRRAMLESGRSVEGRLFEAPYNRYDAYRVALEVLSGPNRPPAIFCATDDQAIGVLRAARELRIDVPGELAVAGFDDVKEAALTDPPLTTIASDRPAMARAAVDLVLDDGLRVAGSRRERLKQFPSALVVRRSCGCS from the coding sequence GTGGCCAAGGTGACGCGGGATGACGTGGCGCGACTTGCGGGTACTTCGACCGCCGTCGTGAGCTACGTCATCAACAACGGACCCAGGCCGGTCGCCCCGGCCACGCGCGAGCGTGTCCTCGCCGCGATCAAGGAGCTGGGCTACCGTCCGGACCGGGTCGCCCAGGCGATGGCGTCGCGGCGCACCGACCTCATAGGCATGATCGTGCCCGACGCGCGCCAGCCGTTCTTCGCGGAGATGGCGCACGCGGTCGAGCAGGCCGCCGCCGAGCGCGGGAAGATGGTGCTCGTCGGGAACTCGGACTACCGGGACGAGCGGGAGGTCCACTACCTGCGGGCCTTCCTCGGCATGCGGGTGTCCGGACTGATCCTGGTCAGCCAGGGCATGAGCGAGCGGGCCGCCTCCGAGATCGAGGCCTGGGACGCGCGGGTCGTGCTGCTGCACGAGCGGCCCGAGGCCATCGACGACGTCGCGGTCGTCACCGACGACATCGGCGGCGCCCAGCTCGCCACCCGCCACCTCCTGGAGCACGGGCACGAGTACGTCGCCTGCATCGGCGGCATCGAGAACACGCCGTCGGTCGGCGACCCGGTCGCCGACCACGTCGAGGGCTGGCGCCGGGCCATGCTCGAATCCGGCCGGTCCGTCGAGGGCCGCCTCTTCGAGGCCCCCTACAACCGCTACGACGCCTACCGGGTCGCGCTGGAGGTCCTCTCCGGCCCGAACCGGCCGCCGGCGATCTTCTGCGCCACCGACGACCAGGCGATCGGCGTGCTGCGCGCAGCCCGCGAGCTGCGCATCGACGTGCCCGGCGAGCTGGCCGTCGCCGGCTTCGACGACGTGAAGGAGGCGGCGCTCACCGATCCGCCGCTGACCACGATCGCCTCGGACCGCCCGGCGATGGCCCGGGCCGCCGTCGACCTCGTGCTCGACGACGGGCTGCGGGTCGCGGGCTCGCGGCGGGAGCGGCTCAAGCAGTTCCCGTCCGCGCTGGTCGTGCGCCGCTCCTGCGGCTGCTCCTGA
- a CDS encoding S1C family serine protease, whose protein sequence is MTDSFRREGEYPQENRPYPSAPLDGAYPPPGGAAEPAPGWYEAHRPEAVRGEAAPPAAPAYAPPGYAPPAPPAPPAPPTPYAADALPDPGADGPQGPYGPARTRRGRRPALVLAAVALAAAVVGGATTAGVQQLLAERAGLSGTGFPGTNVSQSAGGTVAGVAEQVSPSVVRIDTRTGSGQGTGSGVIISADGEVVTNNHVINGASEIQVTLSNGRKLAAKTVGTDPDKDLALIRIEGASGLKPARLGNSDGLKVGDEVVAIGSPDRLTGTVTSGIVSALNREVNVPKSEQPPQRQQRGDGGWPFSFDGRQFNGNTGSNTTSYKAIQTDASLNPGNSGGALVNMNGEIVGMPSAIYSPASDSAAAGSVGLGFAIPVNTIKADLPSLRQGGAGGSGGAGSADGFGTSF, encoded by the coding sequence ATGACCGACAGCTTCCGCCGCGAAGGCGAGTACCCGCAGGAGAACCGCCCGTATCCGAGCGCGCCCCTCGACGGGGCCTACCCGCCGCCCGGCGGGGCCGCCGAACCGGCGCCCGGCTGGTACGAGGCGCACCGGCCCGAGGCCGTCCGCGGCGAGGCCGCGCCGCCCGCCGCCCCCGCGTACGCACCGCCCGGGTACGCACCGCCCGCTCCGCCGGCCCCTCCCGCCCCGCCGACTCCCTACGCCGCGGACGCGCTGCCCGATCCCGGAGCCGACGGCCCGCAGGGCCCGTACGGCCCGGCCCGCACGCGCCGCGGCAGGCGGCCGGCTCTGGTGCTGGCGGCCGTGGCGCTCGCCGCGGCCGTCGTCGGCGGGGCCACCACCGCCGGCGTGCAGCAGCTGCTCGCCGAGCGGGCCGGCCTCTCCGGCACCGGCTTCCCCGGCACGAACGTCTCGCAGTCCGCCGGCGGCACGGTCGCGGGCGTCGCCGAGCAGGTCAGCCCGTCCGTCGTGCGGATCGACACGCGCACCGGCTCGGGCCAGGGCACCGGCTCGGGCGTGATCATCAGCGCGGACGGCGAGGTCGTCACCAACAACCACGTCATCAACGGCGCCTCCGAGATCCAGGTCACCCTCAGCAACGGCAGGAAGCTGGCCGCGAAGACCGTCGGCACCGACCCGGACAAGGACCTCGCCCTGATCAGGATCGAGGGCGCGAGCGGCCTGAAGCCCGCCCGGCTCGGCAACTCCGACGGCCTCAAGGTCGGCGACGAGGTGGTCGCCATCGGCTCCCCCGACCGCCTGACCGGCACCGTCACCAGCGGGATCGTCTCCGCCCTGAACCGCGAGGTGAACGTCCCGAAGTCCGAGCAGCCCCCGCAGCGGCAGCAGCGCGGCGACGGCGGCTGGCCGTTCTCCTTCGACGGCCGCCAGTTCAACGGGAACACCGGCTCGAACACCACCTCCTACAAGGCCATCCAGACGGACGCCTCCCTCAACCCCGGCAACTCCGGCGGCGCCCTCGTCAACATGAACGGCGAGATCGTCGGGATGCCGTCGGCGATCTACTCGCCGGCGAGCGACAGCGCCGCCGCCGGAAGCGTCGGCCTCGGCTTCGCGATCCCCGTCAACACCATCAAGGCCGACCTGCCCTCCCTGCGCCAGGGCGGCGCCGGCGGCAGCGGCGGCGCGGGCTCCGCGGACGGCTTCGGCACCTCCTTCTAG
- a CDS encoding MoaD/ThiS family protein → MATGTIRYWAAAKAASGTAEEPYSARTLAEALDAVRERHPGELTRVLLRCSFLVNDEPVGKRPHDAVLLTEGGTVEVLPPFAGG, encoded by the coding sequence GTGGCAACCGGAACCATCCGCTACTGGGCGGCGGCCAAGGCCGCGTCCGGGACGGCGGAGGAGCCGTACTCGGCGCGGACACTGGCCGAGGCGCTCGACGCAGTGCGCGAACGGCATCCCGGGGAGCTGACCCGGGTGCTGCTGCGCTGCTCCTTCCTCGTGAACGACGAGCCTGTGGGCAAGCGCCCGCACGACGCCGTCCTGCTGACCGAGGGGGGCACCGTCGAGGTGCTCCCGCCGTTCGCGGGCGGGTGA
- a CDS encoding sensor histidine kinase produces the protein MSPAARFRRLPLRSRLALLVAVAVAVAVAAVAAVSWVMVRTQLREQLDQSLVATNPSREVVRILDGGICATGPARPSQDIAGNLNATVQIVLAGGAHCWVAGRTDLPVTQADREVAAARRPNVLHDVVAADGSRMRVYTLQAQAGPDTKVFAISIAKPLADIDKPLSTLTWVLVLVSGIGVVGAGAAGLWVARTGLRPVDELTGAVEHIARTEDLTVRIPDEGEDEIARLSRSFNSMTAALASSRDRQSRLIADAGHELRTPLTSLRTNVELLARSEETGRPLPAEDRRELLASVKAQTAELAALIGDLQELSRTDAAPAARLEVVALHEVARSALARARLRGPELEFAAALESWYVRGEAAALERAVVNLLDNAVKFSPPGGRVEVSLRAGALTVRDQGPGIPPEDLPHVFERFWRSPSARALPGSGLGLSIVARTAQRAGGTVQLRPPADGGPGTEAVLRIPGAPTPPPAAAPQPPGGPRAVPDQ, from the coding sequence ATGAGCCCCGCCGCCCGGTTCCGCCGGCTGCCGCTGCGCTCCCGGCTCGCGCTGCTCGTCGCGGTCGCCGTGGCGGTGGCCGTCGCCGCCGTCGCCGCCGTGTCGTGGGTGATGGTCCGCACCCAGCTCCGCGAGCAGCTCGACCAGTCGCTGGTGGCGACCAACCCGTCGCGGGAGGTCGTACGGATCCTCGACGGCGGCATCTGCGCGACCGGCCCCGCCCGCCCCTCCCAGGACATCGCCGGGAACCTCAACGCGACCGTGCAGATCGTCCTGGCCGGCGGAGCGCACTGCTGGGTCGCCGGCCGCACCGACCTGCCCGTCACCCAGGCCGACCGCGAGGTCGCCGCCGCCCGCCGGCCGAACGTCCTGCACGACGTGGTGGCCGCCGACGGCAGCCGGATGCGCGTCTACACCCTCCAGGCGCAGGCCGGCCCCGACACCAAGGTCTTCGCCATCTCCATCGCGAAACCGCTCGCCGACATCGACAAGCCGCTGTCCACGCTGACGTGGGTCCTGGTGCTGGTGTCCGGGATCGGCGTCGTCGGCGCCGGAGCGGCCGGGCTGTGGGTCGCCCGGACGGGGCTGCGCCCGGTCGACGAGCTGACCGGGGCCGTCGAGCACATCGCCCGCACCGAGGACCTGACCGTGCGGATCCCCGACGAGGGCGAGGACGAGATCGCCCGCCTGTCGCGGTCGTTCAACTCCATGACGGCGGCGCTCGCCTCCTCCCGGGACCGCCAGTCCCGCCTCATCGCGGACGCCGGCCACGAACTGCGCACCCCGCTGACCTCGCTGCGGACCAACGTCGAACTGCTGGCGCGCAGCGAGGAGACCGGCCGCCCCCTTCCCGCCGAGGACCGCCGCGAGCTGCTCGCCTCGGTGAAGGCGCAGACCGCCGAGCTGGCCGCGCTGATCGGCGACCTCCAGGAGCTGTCCCGTACGGACGCGGCGCCCGCGGCCCGGCTGGAGGTGGTGGCCCTGCACGAGGTGGCGCGCAGCGCCCTGGCCCGGGCCCGGCTGCGGGGCCCCGAGCTGGAGTTCGCGGCTGCCCTGGAGTCCTGGTACGTGCGCGGGGAGGCGGCCGCCCTGGAGCGGGCGGTGGTGAACCTGCTCGACAACGCGGTGAAGTTCAGCCCGCCGGGCGGCCGTGTGGAGGTCTCGCTGCGGGCGGGCGCGCTGACCGTGCGGGACCAGGGGCCCGGCATCCCGCCGGAGGACCTCCCGCACGTCTTCGAGCGGTTCTGGCGCTCGCCGTCCGCGCGGGCGCTGCCCGGCAGCGGGCTCGGCCTGTCGATCGTGGCGCGGACGGCGCAGCGCGCCGGCGGCACCGTACAGCTGCGGCCCCCCGCGGACGGCGGACCGGGCACGGAGGCGGTGCTGCGCATCCCCGGCGCGCCGACCCCGCCGCCGGCGGCCGCCCCGCAGCCGCCCGGCGGCCCGCGGGCCGTGCCCGACCAGTGA
- a CDS encoding RNA degradosome polyphosphate kinase: MSHQPGAGPTEVPAQHPSHPSAAAPAGPPAAPARLGSIAAHRPRAGLESDLGPDIDGDLDSYEEKDGGELPADRFLDRERSWLAFNERVLELAEDPTTPLLERANFLAIFAGNLDEFFMVRVAGLKRRIATGVATRSASGLQPREVLDLIWTRSRELMARHAACFQHDVAPQLADEGIHLIRWPDLAEKEQARLFTLFRNQIFPVLTPLAVDPAHPFPYISGLSLNLAVVVRNPVSGHRHFARVKVPPLLPRFLEASPQRYVPLEDVIAAHLEELFPGMEVLAHHMFRVTRNEDLEVEEDDAENLLQALEKELMRRRFGPPVRLEVEESIDPGVLDLLVQELNISAAEVYPLPGPLDLTGLFGIASLDRPELKYRKFVAGTHRDLSEVESASAPDIFAALRERDVLLHHPYDSFSTSVQAFLEQAAADPDVLAIKQTLYRTSGDSPIVDALIDAAESGKQVLVLVEIKARFDEQANIKWARKLEEAGCHVVYGLVGLKTHCKLSLVVRQEGETLRRYSHVGTGNYHPKTARLYEDLGLLTADPQVGADLSDLFNRLSGYSRRETYRRLLVAPRSLRDGLIARIDKEAAHQRAGRPAYVRIKVNSIVDEALIDALYRASRAGVPVDIWVRGICAVRPGVAGLSENIRVRSVLGRFLEHSRVFAFGNGGEPEVWLGSADMMHRNLDRRIEALVRVADPAHRSALDRLLETGMSDSTSSWHLGPDGEWTRHSTDHEGQPLRHVQEMLIDARRRRRGSAKP, translated from the coding sequence ATGAGCCACCAGCCCGGCGCAGGCCCCACCGAGGTCCCCGCCCAGCACCCGTCGCACCCGTCCGCCGCGGCACCCGCAGGGCCGCCCGCCGCACCCGCGCGGCTCGGCTCCATCGCCGCGCACCGCCCGCGCGCCGGACTCGAATCCGATCTCGGCCCCGACATCGACGGCGACCTCGACTCCTACGAGGAGAAGGACGGCGGCGAGCTGCCCGCCGACCGGTTCCTCGACCGGGAGCGCAGCTGGCTGGCCTTCAACGAGCGGGTCCTGGAACTGGCCGAGGACCCGACGACCCCGCTGCTGGAGCGGGCGAACTTCCTCGCCATCTTCGCCGGCAACCTCGACGAGTTCTTCATGGTCCGCGTCGCCGGCCTCAAGCGGCGCATCGCCACCGGCGTCGCCACCCGGTCCGCCTCCGGCCTCCAGCCCCGAGAGGTCCTCGACCTGATCTGGACCCGCTCCCGCGAGCTCATGGCCCGGCACGCCGCCTGCTTCCAGCACGACGTCGCCCCCCAGCTCGCCGACGAGGGCATCCACCTCATCCGGTGGCCGGACCTCGCCGAGAAGGAGCAGGCCCGCCTCTTCACCCTGTTCCGCAACCAGATCTTCCCCGTGCTGACCCCGCTGGCCGTGGACCCCGCGCACCCGTTCCCGTACATCTCGGGCCTGTCGCTGAACCTGGCCGTCGTCGTCCGCAACCCCGTCAGCGGCCACCGGCACTTCGCCCGCGTCAAGGTGCCGCCGCTGCTGCCCCGCTTCCTGGAGGCCTCCCCGCAGCGGTACGTCCCGCTGGAGGACGTCATCGCCGCGCACCTGGAAGAGCTCTTCCCCGGCATGGAGGTGCTCGCGCACCACATGTTCCGCGTCACCCGCAACGAGGACCTGGAGGTCGAGGAGGACGACGCGGAGAACCTGCTCCAGGCCCTGGAGAAGGAGCTCATGCGGCGCCGCTTCGGCCCGCCCGTCCGCCTGGAGGTCGAGGAGTCCATCGACCCCGGCGTCCTGGACCTCCTCGTGCAGGAGCTGAACATCTCCGCCGCCGAGGTCTACCCGCTGCCCGGGCCGCTGGACCTGACCGGCCTCTTCGGGATCGCCTCGCTGGACCGGCCCGAGCTGAAGTACCGCAAGTTCGTCGCCGGCACCCACCGCGACCTGTCAGAGGTCGAGTCCGCGTCCGCGCCCGACATCTTCGCCGCGCTGCGCGAGCGGGACGTCCTGCTGCACCACCCGTACGACTCCTTCTCCACCTCCGTCCAGGCCTTCCTGGAGCAGGCGGCCGCCGACCCCGACGTCCTCGCCATCAAGCAGACGCTCTACCGCACCTCCGGCGACTCGCCCATCGTCGACGCCCTGATCGACGCGGCCGAGTCCGGCAAGCAGGTCCTCGTCCTCGTCGAGATCAAGGCCCGCTTCGACGAGCAGGCCAACATCAAGTGGGCCCGCAAGCTGGAGGAGGCCGGCTGCCACGTCGTCTACGGCCTCGTCGGCCTCAAGACCCACTGCAAGCTGTCGCTCGTCGTCCGCCAGGAGGGCGAGACCCTGCGCCGCTACTCGCACGTCGGCACCGGCAACTACCACCCCAAGACGGCCCGCCTGTACGAGGACCTCGGCCTGCTCACCGCCGACCCGCAGGTCGGCGCGGACCTCTCCGACCTCTTCAACCGGCTCTCCGGCTACTCCCGCCGCGAGACCTACCGCCGCCTCCTCGTCGCGCCCCGCTCCCTGCGCGACGGGCTGATCGCCCGCATCGACAAGGAGGCCGCCCACCAACGGGCCGGCCGCCCCGCATACGTGCGGATCAAGGTGAACTCCATCGTCGACGAGGCCCTCATCGACGCCCTCTACCGGGCCTCCCGGGCCGGGGTCCCCGTCGACATCTGGGTCCGCGGCATCTGCGCCGTCCGCCCCGGTGTGGCGGGGCTCTCGGAGAACATCCGGGTGCGCTCCGTCCTCGGCCGCTTCCTGGAGCACTCCCGCGTCTTCGCCTTCGGCAACGGCGGCGAACCGGAGGTGTGGCTCGGCAGCGCCGACATGATGCACCGCAACCTCGACCGCCGCATCGAGGCGCTGGTCCGGGTCGCCGACCCCGCGCACCGCTCCGCCCTGGACCGGCTGCTGGAGACCGGCATGTCCGACTCCACCTCCTCCTGGCACCTGGGCCCGGACGGCGAGTGGACGAGGCACAGCACCGACCACGAGGGCCAGCCGCTGCGGCACGTCCAGGAGATGCTCATAGACGCCCGGAGGCGCCGGCGTGGCTCTGCGAAACCCTGA